From the Patescibacteria group bacterium genome, the window ACAGCGCGGGACGAGTTTACGACCCAAGATTTGCGGGTGGAAAAAGCGATCATCACCAGCGATTTACCAGGTGACGTTGCCGCGCAGGGCAAGGGGTTAGTTGTCGAAGCAACGCCGTAGGATATGTCTGTGAAGCGATACAAACTCTACCTCGCTTCAGGAATTCGGTTGTGGACCATGTACTTTCAAAAGGCGTACACACCCTTTTTTAATCGAAAAGTTGATCTCTTTCAACCGGCATTGATTGATAAACAGTATACTGGTGATCATCGGAATATTCCCATTCGGATAGCAACGAAAGATCTGGGGGAAATTAATGCTTGTGATGCAATTTTGGCGTACATGAAGATGTACGATACCCAGGATAACGGACCAGCTGGGACGGATAGCACTTGGGAGTGTGGGTATGCTATTGGTAAGGAAAAACCTACCATTATGATAGTTGAGGACATTCAGCACTTAGACTACTACTCAGCGCAGTGGATGGTGACTTTTAGCATCGGAGCAATCTTGACAACGGATAAACAAGTCGCTGAACAAGCGAAAAATCACGATAAGTTTACACACACGACAATACTCTATTGTGACTCAAAAGCGCAGTTTGAGAAGAAAATCATTGCGTACCTTGATCAGTACTACAAGTCCATCTACGCGCGGGAGGGGATAATAAACTACTCGGTTGATCAAGAGCTTCGGGCGTACAGCCAGCAATCGTATATTTCGGGAATCCTTTCTAAGTGTCACACCACAGCATTTTCAAGTTTTGGGGCTGATGCAGAAATATTTGAAAAACAATTTTGCGCGCTCTACGGCCAAAAGAAATTCAAGGCGAATACTGCAACCTATCAGGCCGTATGTAACCACGAAATAGAACGCGCGAGGATTGTACAAAAAATTATAAGAAATGATGTTAAAGATGTGGTGCCATTTTTACAAACTTATATTCGCCAGGCCATACAAAGTCTTGAGGGGAAACCAAGCATCAATAAGGTTGCACAAATGATTTCTTACTGGCTGCAAATCCCAGCGGAAGCAGTCAAAGGCCACAAGCAGGGAAGGAAGAAAACTCGACCTGCTATCTTTTTTGAACTTCACGATTTGGTTAGTCATCACGTAGTAGCGACAGATCGCTACTTTGGTGAGCACTTCGTTTACCAGGCTGGTGCGGTGTTGGAGGTATACAATTGGCTGAACACGTACGCCATTGATGATGTATTCGATAATTCCCGCACGCGACAAGGGCAGTTGACGTTACATGAAAAGTATAATAGTCGAAAAAATGCCATCCTACTCGGAAGTATTGGGCACTGCCTTTCACTTATTTTGCTGCATGGATTGACAAAAGAGAAACCCGTTGTCGCTATGTCTCTCCTCCGCGCCCTCAACGATGTGCAGTTTGTCATGTACCATGGTCAGCAGCTTGACCTACGCTTAAGTTTTTCCTCTCCGAAGTCCCTTCAAACATATCTACGCGGCCATTCCTTGCATTCCGCAATGGAGGATTATTTTTCTCGTATTTATGGGATTTGCGGTTCATTTTATGAAGAGATTGGCCGAATGGCAATGCGGTCAACAAACGTGGGGGCGCAATTTTATAACCAGAAAGCTGCGGAGGACGCATGCATTACTATTGCAAAATACTTCGGCTTAGTACAAATGATCCGGAATGACTTAGGTGATTTACTCCTACCCGAAGACCTTTCAGGAATGAGTAAAGGTATGAAAGATACCTCCCATAATGATGTCATGGAAGGGAAGTTGACGCTGCCTATATTGTATACATTGCTCAATAAACGGACCACGAGCAAAGACCGGAATATTTTCATTCATCTCATAGGAAAGCAACATTTGACGGCAAAGAATCGGAAAGATATTAGCCGAATCATTTGGGAAAGCGGCGCTATCGAATACTGCCTGCAGTTTGTTGCATACTACGCAAAGCAGGTGCGCGAGCAGTATGTAAAGCATATCCATGAAACTCCAACACGGTTAAAGTGGATTCTCAAACTTATGGATGTTACACCTTTAATAAACGTCACCTTTCGTCGAATAGCTATTACTAACGGTTGGCGAAAACTAGAACTTGAGCCCCTCGCGTCGGAGTACCTGTTGAAAATTGAAAAGTTGACTACCCGTGAGGCGTTCTTAGCGGCTTTTTCTCGTAAGAGAAGCTAAACTCTGAACACCAGCACTTGAGCGCAAACACAGCCATACGGGTACCTGGGTTATTTTGACCCTGGCCGCTTTTCGCCGTACACTGAAGGTAATATAAAACGTCACAACCAGGAGGTCGAGCATGAAGGAAAAGATCATTTCCAACTTCGTACCCTTCCCTCAGTGTCCGTACACCGACGCCCCCTATGTGCTGTGGTTTTTTGCACAACGGTATCTGCAAGTGCAGCATCACGTGCCTGAGTACTACCTGTACAAGTGCGAGCTCGAGCGAGATTACATTAGCGGCCTATTTCAATTGCAGCAGGCTTGCTTGCGCGCAGAAGCGGTGAGTACAGACGATATTCTTTTTCAGGAAGCGGGTACTATTGCGCAGCATATTCTTGCAACGAGTAGTTTTAAGGATTTTCGGGGTAGGAGACAGCGTTACACCAGGCGGTTTTGGCGAGCTACTGAGCGATTACTAGCAATTACCGAATACCTGCAGATCCCCATACAATTGCAGGACATACGGTCTCATCAGTGGCTCATCGTTGCCAATTTTGCACATGCCGCAGGGCTTCAAGGATCAGCATTCTTACGCTACGTGCAAAGATTTGGCGAAGAAGCAATTCAACGTCTGGTTATTCATAACGCAGGAGACCTATACTCCACGGTTATGCGGGAACGGGACACAAATGCAAGAGTACGTTGGTAGTGCAGCAGAGTCTGCTCCGTTTCATTAATATGGAACGGAGTTTTTTTATAATGACGAATGTACGTCCGCCAGAGGCGGATCTACCTCCCTCTGGGGTGGAACCCGGGTTTGAGACTGGCGGAAATAGGGATAGGGGAGGGTTTCGTTGGTGCGGCTACGGGAGGGTAAAGTGGTATACTGCAAATACCCATGACTGAGCTGACCACCACCAATCCCGCAGTCTTCCTCTTCCGGGAATTTGTCCAGGATATTTTGCTATTCCCGGTGTGGTGGTATGGCAAAGGCCTGGCCAAAGCCAGCACCGCGCTCTGGCATCGCACCACTGAATTTGTACAGCGGAGCCGGTGGAGCCCGGTGATTTGGGTCAAGAATTTATTCGTGCCCATGTACGGCGACTATACGAAG encodes:
- a CDS encoding polyprenyl synthetase family protein — its product is MSVKRYKLYLASGIRLWTMYFQKAYTPFFNRKVDLFQPALIDKQYTGDHRNIPIRIATKDLGEINACDAILAYMKMYDTQDNGPAGTDSTWECGYAIGKEKPTIMIVEDIQHLDYYSAQWMVTFSIGAILTTDKQVAEQAKNHDKFTHTTILYCDSKAQFEKKIIAYLDQYYKSIYAREGIINYSVDQELRAYSQQSYISGILSKCHTTAFSSFGADAEIFEKQFCALYGQKKFKANTATYQAVCNHEIERARIVQKIIRNDVKDVVPFLQTYIRQAIQSLEGKPSINKVAQMISYWLQIPAEAVKGHKQGRKKTRPAIFFELHDLVSHHVVATDRYFGEHFVYQAGAVLEVYNWLNTYAIDDVFDNSRTRQGQLTLHEKYNSRKNAILLGSIGHCLSLILLHGLTKEKPVVAMSLLRALNDVQFVMYHGQQLDLRLSFSSPKSLQTYLRGHSLHSAMEDYFSRIYGICGSFYEEIGRMAMRSTNVGAQFYNQKAAEDACITIAKYFGLVQMIRNDLGDLLLPEDLSGMSKGMKDTSHNDVMEGKLTLPILYTLLNKRTTSKDRNIFIHLIGKQHLTAKNRKDISRIIWESGAIEYCLQFVAYYAKQVREQYVKHIHETPTRLKWILKLMDVTPLINVTFRRIAITNGWRKLELEPLASEYLLKIEKLTTREAFLAAFSRKRS